One window from the genome of Flavobacterium agricola encodes:
- the dnaN gene encoding DNA polymerase III subunit beta translates to MKFIVSSSYFLKQLQVLQGVINNSNTLPILDNFLFELNKNTLKVSASDLETTMSAVLEVNSSNTGVIAVPAKLLLETLKTFAEQPLTFTVLDNNTIEINSNSGSYALAYAKGEEFPKPVELEDPSNTIVPADVLSTAISKTIFAAGNDDLRPVMSGVFFQFATTGLTFVATDAHKLVKYARTDVTSAQKAEFIMPKKPLNILKGILATSNSEITIEYNDANASFKFDNYKLTCRLIDGKYPNYEAVIPKENPNRLIMNRTELLSSVKRVAIFSNKTTHQIRLKIAGNELNISAEDIDFSNKAEERLNCDYQGDDIQIGFNSKFLTEMLTNLQADEVQIEMSLPNRAGILTPIDGLDEGETVTMLVMPVMLNN, encoded by the coding sequence ATGAAATTTATTGTATCTAGCTCATATTTTTTAAAACAATTACAAGTTTTACAAGGTGTTATAAACAACAGTAACACATTACCTATTTTGGATAATTTTTTATTCGAATTAAATAAAAACACTTTAAAAGTATCAGCTTCAGATTTAGAAACTACCATGTCGGCAGTTTTAGAAGTTAATAGTTCTAATACAGGGGTTATTGCTGTACCAGCAAAATTACTTTTAGAAACTTTAAAAACTTTTGCAGAACAACCGTTAACATTTACGGTTCTAGATAATAATACCATAGAAATTAATTCTAATTCTGGTAGCTACGCATTAGCTTATGCAAAAGGAGAAGAATTTCCGAAACCTGTAGAATTAGAAGATCCTTCTAATACCATAGTTCCGGCAGATGTACTTTCTACAGCAATTAGTAAAACAATTTTTGCTGCGGGTAACGACGATTTACGTCCGGTTATGTCAGGCGTATTTTTTCAATTCGCTACAACAGGTTTAACATTTGTTGCAACAGATGCACATAAACTGGTTAAATACGCTCGTACTGATGTAACTTCTGCACAAAAAGCAGAATTTATTATGCCTAAAAAGCCTTTAAACATTTTAAAAGGTATTTTAGCAACTTCTAACAGCGAAATTACGATTGAATACAACGATGCCAACGCATCTTTTAAATTTGATAATTACAAGTTAACTTGTCGTTTAATTGACGGTAAATATCCTAATTACGAAGCGGTTATTCCTAAAGAAAATCCGAATCGTTTAATTATGAATCGTACCGAGCTTTTAAGCTCTGTAAAACGTGTTGCTATTTTCTCTAACAAAACAACACACCAAATTCGTTTAAAAATTGCTGGTAACGAATTAAACATTTCTGCTGAAGATATTGATTTTTCTAACAAAGCAGAAGAACGTTTAAATTGTGATTACCAAGGTGATGATATTCAAATTGGTTTCAACTCAAAGTTTTTAACAGAAATGCTTACAAACTTACAAGCTGATGAAGTTCAGATTGAAATGT
- the gldF gene encoding gliding motility-associated ABC transporter permease subunit GldF: protein MKALMLREIKAFFGSPIGYLVLLIFLLINGLFLWVFEGEYNILNGGFADLSPFFTLAPWVLLFLIPATTMKSFSDELKLGTIELLFTKPLSLTQIVMGKFLGAFVLILIAIIPTLIYVWVIQDYTYLDNYMDMGSTLGSYFGLCFLIAAYTAVGVFTSTLSENQIVAFILAVVLCFILFYGLDAVANLMGSFGQTLRYFSLQNHYSSISRGVIDSRDIIYFTSVTVFFIAATVYKLKTLKA, encoded by the coding sequence ATGAAGGCATTAATGCTACGCGAAATAAAAGCGTTTTTTGGATCGCCCATTGGTTATCTAGTTTTACTTATTTTTTTACTTATAAATGGTTTATTTTTATGGGTTTTTGAAGGAGAATACAACATTTTAAATGGTGGATTTGCCGACTTAAGTCCGTTTTTTACTTTAGCACCATGGGTTTTGCTATTTTTAATTCCGGCAACTACCATGAAAAGTTTTTCGGACGAATTAAAATTAGGTACAATTGAATTGCTATTTACTAAACCGCTATCGTTAACACAAATTGTTATGGGTAAATTTTTAGGTGCTTTTGTGCTTATTTTAATCGCCATAATTCCAACACTAATTTATGTTTGGGTTATACAAGATTATACCTACTTAGACAATTACATGGATATGGGCAGCACATTGGGCTCGTACTTTGGTTTGTGTTTTTTAATTGCTGCTTATACTGCTGTTGGTGTTTTTACCTCAACGCTATCAGAAAATCAGATTGTTGCTTTTATTTTGGCGGTAGTTTTATGCTTTATTTTATTTTATGGCTTGGATGCTGTAGCGAACTTAATGGGTAGTTTTGGGCAAACCTTACGTTATTTTAGCTTACAAAACCATTATTCTAGCATTAGCCGTGGGGTTATAGATTCGCGAGATATTATTTATTTTACATCGGTTACTGTGTTTTTTATTGCAGCAACCGTGTATAAATTAAAAACTTTAAAAGCATAA
- the gldG gene encoding gliding motility-associated ABC transporter substrate-binding protein GldG → MKASNKKALGKFVTVVAVLVVANLVSLIIFKRFDLTSDKRYTLSAASHKIIEQVTQPLFIDVLLDGNFPAEFKRLQYETKQMLEEFSAYNSNIQFTFVNPMDEEEGKEDQVVQELFSLGLKPITVTVDDKGKQSQQLVFPWAIANYGEQSARIQLLKNMMGATTQEKVISSVQHLEYAIAEAIQKITQEKSKKIAVIKDVGELHDLQIADFLIAVRENYHIAPFTLDSVAINPNKTLQDLETYDLVVVAKPTKPFTDQQKLVLDQYMVNGGKSLWFIDAVQADMDSLYNENGSTLAYPRNLNLDDFFFKQGIRIKPMLIKDEYATPIKLASGEMGSQTQYEQYPWKLAPYVYPAKSYVKDTINITAASFDYHPIVKNVDGIKFDFANPIEILKGKLNKTVLLNSSQYSKAIGTPFVVSLDLVDEPQPDPADYVNGFIPLAVLVEGNFESMYKNRVLPFKDPTFKEITDKEGKMIVVADGDVIKNQIDQNGVPRELGYDYFSSILFGNKDFVLNSVNYLLDDVGLLDIRAKDVSLPLLDKERVYKNYTTIQIITITIPIGIILIFGLIFIYLRKKMYVK, encoded by the coding sequence ATGAAAGCATCAAATAAAAAAGCCTTAGGTAAATTTGTAACCGTTGTTGCCGTTTTAGTTGTTGCAAATTTGGTTTCTCTAATTATTTTTAAACGCTTCGATTTAACTTCTGACAAACGATATACATTATCTGCGGCTTCACATAAAATTATAGAACAAGTTACACAACCACTATTTATAGATGTTTTATTGGACGGAAACTTTCCGGCTGAATTTAAACGTTTGCAATACGAAACCAAGCAAATGCTTGAAGAATTTTCTGCCTACAACTCAAACATTCAATTCACCTTTGTTAATCCGATGGATGAAGAAGAAGGTAAAGAAGATCAGGTGGTGCAAGAACTTTTTAGTTTGGGCTTAAAACCCATAACGGTAACGGTTGATGATAAAGGCAAACAATCTCAACAGCTTGTTTTTCCTTGGGCCATTGCCAATTATGGCGAACAATCGGCGCGCATTCAGTTGTTAAAAAATATGATGGGCGCAACAACGCAAGAAAAAGTTATTAGCTCGGTACAACATTTAGAATATGCTATTGCCGAAGCTATTCAGAAAATTACACAAGAAAAATCTAAAAAAATTGCAGTAATTAAAGATGTTGGCGAATTGCACGATTTACAAATTGCCGATTTCTTAATAGCTGTTCGCGAAAATTATCATATTGCACCTTTTACTTTAGATTCGGTAGCTATCAATCCTAATAAAACATTACAAGATTTAGAAACTTACGATTTGGTTGTGGTAGCCAAACCAACCAAACCTTTTACCGATCAGCAAAAATTAGTTTTAGATCAGTACATGGTAAACGGCGGAAAATCGCTTTGGTTTATTGATGCAGTTCAGGCTGATATGGATAGCTTGTACAACGAAAACGGAAGTACATTGGCTTATCCGAGAAATCTGAATTTAGACGATTTCTTTTTTAAACAAGGCATTCGCATCAAACCCATGCTGATTAAAGATGAATATGCTACGCCAATAAAATTAGCGAGCGGTGAAATGGGCAGCCAAACCCAATACGAACAATATCCGTGGAAGTTGGCTCCTTACGTTTATCCAGCAAAAAGCTATGTAAAAGATACGATTAATATAACTGCAGCATCTTTTGACTATCATCCAATTGTAAAAAATGTTGATGGAATTAAGTTTGATTTTGCCAATCCGATTGAAATTTTAAAAGGAAAGCTGAACAAAACGGTTCTATTAAATTCTTCGCAATATTCAAAAGCCATCGGAACACCGTTTGTGGTTTCTTTAGATTTGGTTGATGAACCTCAGCCCGATCCTGCAGATTACGTCAATGGATTTATTCCGTTAGCCGTTTTAGTTGAAGGTAATTTTGAATCGATGTACAAAAATCGTGTGCTACCGTTTAAAGATCCTACGTTTAAAGAAATTACAGACAAAGAAGGTAAAATGATTGTGGTTGCCGACGGCGATGTGATAAAAAACCAAATCGATCAAAATGGTGTACCACGCGAGTTGGGTTATGATTATTTTTCAAGCATTTTATTCGGGAATAAAGATTTTGTATTAAACAGTGTAAACTATTTGTTAGACGATGTTGGCTTGTTAGATATCAGAGCAAAAGATGTAAGTTTACCTTTGTTAGATAAAGAGCGTGTTTATAAAAATTACACGACGATTCAAATCATAACCATTACCATACCTATTGGTATAATCTTGATTTTTGGACTGATTTTCATTTACTTGCGTAAAAAAATGTACGTAAAATAA